The sequence below is a genomic window from Nitrobacter winogradskyi Nb-255.
TGACGCACGACTGCCAGGACGCAGCAAACGTACTCCCGTATGGATTGGCCGTCGGCTCGGCGATCCAGCGATATGGAAACGTTTCATCGATACAGCCCGCAAGCGTCCGGCCCCCGGCTTGCGAATCGTCCTGAGCTTCACGCCTGGCAATTGCCTGCCGACTGACGTGCACCTCGGTCATACGCTGATTGCCGTTCGAGATGTCGCCGATCACTACGGTCTTGCTGTCGTTCCCGATCTATTAGCCGCCCGTGTCGCGGCTGGCTCACAGCTGAACGACGACCCGATCACCATGGCGGCCGACGGCGCGTCCCTCACCGTTCGGGGAACACGATATGCATTCTCTGGATCGAAACAGCGCGCAATCATCCGGCAGCTGTATGACGCTTGGAAATCGGGACATCCGGAACTTTTAACCGCCGAGGTTCTGGAGAGCGCCGGATTCAGCACCAGCGTCAACACGCTCGGGAAGGCTTTCTCCGGAAGATCTGACTGGCGTGAATTCCTCAACGAGGAGCATGGTCGCTGTTGGATGTTCCTCTGAAGTCCTGAATTTCTTCAACGACCGGCCGCCCGATGGGACGGCTTTTTTTGTTTCTGACGCCGATTTAACGACTCCTACCTTGAGCCCTACCTGGCTCCTCCCCGGTTCCTACCCGCCCGCACGCCATCCTCTCCGCAGGTTTTCGACCAAAACCGAAGGAGAAACAGATGGCTACGAAACACCTCAACCAGATCGACCTGGCTGCGCGCTGGAACATCAGCCACCGCACGCTTGAGCGCTGGCGCTGGACGGGCGAAGGCCCGCGCTTCGTCAAACTCGGCGGTCGCGTCGTGTATCGCCTCGAAGACGTCGAGGAGTACGAGCGCGAGCAGATCCGCGCGAGCACCGCCGACATCCCCACCAAGCCTGCGGCGTGAGGGGGCGGTGATGACGATCTCCAACCGCATCTCGCTCGATGAACTCCGGCACATGGCCGTCGGCGATATCGTCGCTCTGCCCGCCGAGCAGCTCGCCCTCCTGCAGGACGCGGCCGCCGACGCCCTGCGCCGCGCCAGGACCGTCTGCGACTGGCTCGATGGGGCCGTGGCGCTGAAGTACGGCGATCGTGCCCGCGCAACGCGCCAAGCCGCCGGCAAGGACACCGGGACCATCCGCTTCGATGACGGCGCGGTCACCGTGATCGCCGATCTGCCGAAGCGCGTCGACTGGGACCAGGACAAGCTCGCCGCTCTCGTCGAACGCATCCGGGCCGAGGGAGACGACCCCACCGAATACGTCGATGTCGCGATCAAGGTGCCCGAGCGCAAGTTCGCGGCCTGGCCGAGCCACATCCGCTCCGCCTTCGAGGACGCGCGCACCGTCCGCACCGGCAAGCCCAGCTTCCGTCTGTCCCTGAACACCGAGGTGACGTCATGAGCATCACGAAGAAGCTCGCGGTGCTCCGCGAGCAGCATTACGGGCTGGACAAGCTGCCCGAGACCATCCGGGTGCCGGCCCTTGGCGAGCGTCGCGACGAGACCGTCAAGCCGGTCGGGGCGGCCTCGATCGACGACCTGGCGTTCGCCCTCATCGGGCTGAACGAGCGGGCATCGGCGCTCTACCGCGAGATCGACGCGGTACGCACCCTCCACGACGAGGCCCGCAAGGCCGGAGCGCTGGGTGCGGACATCGCGATCGACGCCCTGATCGCGGCGAAGGGAGGCAAGTGATGGCTCTCCCGATCATTTCCGCCGATCAGCGGCTCGCCGAGCAACGCGGCGTCAAGGGCACGATCTTCGGCAAATCCGGGATCGGCAAGACCTCGCTGCTCTGGACGCTCGACCCCGCCACCACACTGTTCATCGATCTGGAGGCGGGAGACCTCGCCATCGAGGGCTGGTCCGGCGACAGCGTCCGGCCGCGCACCTGGGCCGAATGCCGCGACTTCGCGGTCTTCATCGGCGGCCCCAATCCGGCGCTGCGGGATGACCAGGTCTACAGTGACGCCCACTACGCCGCGGTGTGCGAGCGCTTCGGCGATCCGGCGGCGCTCGACCGCTACCACACGGTCTTCATCGACTCGATCACCGTCGCCGGGCGGCTCTGCTTCCAATGGTGCAAGGGGCAGCCCGAGGCGTTCTCGGAGAAGACCGGCAAGCCCGATGTCCGCGGCGCCTACGGTCTGCACGGCCGCGAGATGATCGCGTGGCTCACCCATCTCCAGCA
It includes:
- a CDS encoding helix-turn-helix transcriptional regulator, translating into MATKHLNQIDLAARWNISHRTLERWRWTGEGPRFVKLGGRVVYRLEDVEEYEREQIRASTADIPTKPAA
- a CDS encoding ATP-binding protein, encoding MALPIISADQRLAEQRGVKGTIFGKSGIGKTSLLWTLDPATTLFIDLEAGDLAIEGWSGDSVRPRTWAECRDFAVFIGGPNPALRDDQVYSDAHYAAVCERFGDPAALDRYHTVFIDSITVAGRLCFQWCKGQPEAFSEKTGKPDVRGAYGLHGREMIAWLTHLQHTRAKCPSSDELRLFRGHGNGGSGSSGFEVRRPAGDAASVFGGWSGV